From the genome of Muricauda sp. SCSIO 64092, one region includes:
- a CDS encoding xylulokinase produces MYFLGIDLGSSSIKIALVDRISGRPLAVLQEPQKEMSMYAPQQGWAEQNPNDWWHFTCKGIQRIIEENKVTKEQILGIGIAYQMHGLVVVDKDGNPLRNAIIWCDSRAVGIGNKAYSDLGHNFCDGHLLNSPGNFTASKLRWVQENEPETFAKIHKFMLPGDFLAFRFSDKINTTVSGLSEAILWDFKKDQISQEVLGQYTIPSQILPDVVDTFSEQATVSTTGSQESGLAVATPILYRAGDQPNNALSLNVFLPGEVAATGGTSGVMYAITDNLSAKECSRVNNFAHVNYRSKKTRTIGKLLCINGAGIQYRWLMNNLSVTSYEEMNQLASEVEIGSEGVCILPFGNGAERMLLHADIGTRIVNLNLNRHHKGHLCRAALEGIAFSFVYGFEIMQSDGIRPTVIRAGNDNLFRSEIFSNTLTTLIGQQIEIYDTTGAIGAARACVLIDDDYQQFASFTKDDHVLTYMPKKEKAAYGDAYEKWKKELNLILKH; encoded by the coding sequence ATGTACTTTTTAGGAATTGATTTGGGAAGCTCATCCATAAAGATTGCCCTGGTTGACCGGATATCCGGGAGGCCCTTGGCCGTCCTACAAGAGCCACAAAAAGAAATGTCCATGTATGCTCCCCAACAAGGCTGGGCCGAGCAAAACCCGAATGATTGGTGGCATTTTACCTGTAAGGGCATTCAAAGGATCATAGAGGAAAACAAGGTTACCAAAGAGCAAATCCTTGGGATTGGAATAGCTTATCAAATGCATGGATTGGTGGTGGTGGACAAAGATGGGAATCCATTGCGCAATGCCATCATCTGGTGCGATAGTCGTGCTGTTGGTATTGGAAACAAGGCATATTCGGATTTAGGCCACAATTTTTGCGATGGCCATCTTTTAAATTCACCAGGAAATTTTACAGCTTCCAAATTGAGATGGGTGCAGGAAAACGAACCCGAAACCTTTGCCAAAATCCATAAATTCATGTTACCTGGGGATTTTTTGGCCTTTCGCTTCTCAGATAAGATCAACACCACTGTTTCCGGCCTATCGGAAGCAATCCTATGGGACTTTAAAAAGGATCAAATCTCCCAGGAAGTACTTGGACAGTATACCATTCCATCCCAAATTTTGCCAGATGTAGTCGATACTTTTTCCGAACAGGCCACGGTTTCCACAACGGGCAGCCAAGAGAGTGGCCTTGCTGTGGCAACCCCCATCTTGTACCGGGCAGGAGATCAACCCAATAATGCATTGTCCTTAAATGTTTTTCTCCCCGGAGAGGTGGCCGCCACTGGCGGAACTTCGGGGGTCATGTATGCAATTACGGACAACTTATCCGCTAAGGAATGTTCCCGGGTCAACAATTTTGCCCATGTGAACTATCGGTCAAAAAAGACCAGAACCATTGGAAAACTGCTCTGCATCAATGGTGCTGGCATCCAATATCGTTGGTTGATGAACAATTTGTCCGTTACTTCCTATGAGGAAATGAACCAACTTGCGTCGGAGGTAGAAATCGGTTCGGAAGGGGTTTGTATCCTTCCCTTTGGAAATGGAGCGGAGCGAATGCTGTTACATGCGGATATCGGGACCCGAATAGTAAACCTAAATCTGAACAGACACCATAAAGGCCATCTGTGTCGCGCTGCACTGGAGGGCATTGCCTTTTCGTTTGTTTATGGGTTTGAGATCATGCAATCGGATGGCATTCGACCCACCGTGATCCGAGCGGGAAACGACAACCTTTTTCGTTCCGAAATTTTCTCCAACACCCTAACCACTTTGATTGGTCAACAAATAGAGATTTACGACACCACCGGTGCCATTGGAGCTGCAAGGGCCTGCGTATTGATCGATGATGACTACCAACAATTTGCTTCCTTCACAAAGGATGACCATGTGTTGACCTACATGCCCAAAAAAGAAAAGGCCGCCTATGGCGACGCCTATGAAAAATGGAAAAAAGAACTGAACTTGATTTTGAAACACTAA